The Mesorhizobium sp. M1D.F.Ca.ET.043.01.1.1 genome contains a region encoding:
- a CDS encoding LysR family transcriptional regulator encodes MRFKGLDLNLLVVLDALLTERNLSAAARRINLSQPAMSAAVARLRDYFRDELFTIRGRERFLTPRAAAFAPAVRDALQHIQCSIISSDPFDPARADRLFRIILSDFVTLVFFEKLVERISREAPAVSFELLPVDDSPDELLRRGDVDFLILPDMFTSSVHSSIALFDEKLVCVGCPTNKQLPQQLTFERYMSMRHVAVRFGRTMKPSIEEWFLLEHGLKRRVEVAVQGFSMIPPMVSGTARIATMPLRLVRHFEKTFPLRVIELPLPFPTFTETLQWPALHNSDPASIWMREIMIQEASRMAAPL; translated from the coding sequence ATGCGTTTCAAAGGACTTGATCTAAATCTCCTCGTTGTGCTCGACGCACTCCTGACGGAGCGTAATCTCTCGGCGGCGGCACGCAGGATCAACCTGAGTCAGCCCGCCATGAGTGCGGCCGTCGCCCGACTGCGCGATTATTTCCGCGATGAACTGTTTACGATAAGAGGTCGCGAACGATTTCTAACCCCGCGTGCGGCAGCATTTGCCCCCGCAGTTCGCGACGCTCTCCAGCACATCCAGTGCTCGATTATTTCTTCGGATCCGTTTGACCCAGCTCGAGCCGATCGCCTCTTCAGGATCATTCTTTCCGATTTCGTCACGCTCGTGTTTTTCGAAAAGCTTGTGGAGCGTATTTCACGGGAAGCCCCCGCCGTCAGCTTCGAACTGCTGCCTGTCGACGATAGCCCCGATGAGCTTCTCCGGCGCGGTGACGTCGATTTTCTAATTCTACCGGATATGTTCACGTCGAGTGTGCATTCAAGCATTGCGCTGTTTGACGAGAAGCTCGTGTGCGTAGGCTGTCCCACAAACAAGCAGCTGCCACAGCAGCTTACATTCGAGAGATACATGTCGATGAGGCACGTCGCGGTCAGGTTCGGGCGTACGATGAAGCCGTCTATCGAGGAATGGTTTTTGCTTGAGCATGGCCTTAAGAGACGTGTCGAGGTCGCCGTGCAGGGCTTCAGCATGATTCCACCTATGGTGTCCGGCACAGCTCGTATAGCGACCATGCCCTTACGGCTGGTCAGGCATTTCGAAAAAACGTTCCCCCTGCGGGTTATCGAACTTCCGCTGCCATTTCCCACATTCACCGAGACCCTCCAATGGCCGGCCCTCCACAATAGCGATCCGGCAAGCATCTGGATGCGGGAGATAATGATACAGGAGGCATCTCGGATGGCTGCCCCGCTGTGA
- a CDS encoding TIM barrel protein, translating into MRQVSPRFALDHMAAPRLDVSALFALARDQGLTDVQIRYPHFSNPVARGIPAADVRFAATEAGVTIISVNALQRFNDWTPTRQAEASNLADYATACGAETLVLVPANRSSWPTNSERQDNLRFALNEIKPILQSRGLIGLIEPLGFRTCSLRSKKEAAEAVAAVDGQSVFRLVHDTFHHTLAGETCLFCELTGLVHISSVNDPTFWIYPDRFLAGSDNGSQIQALLDGGYAGPFSFELIEEVHSLDDLAGALAASIDFIRRGLLSSK; encoded by the coding sequence ATGCGCCAGGTATCGCCCCGCTTTGCACTCGATCACATGGCGGCGCCCCGCCTTGACGTCAGTGCGCTTTTCGCGCTTGCCCGTGACCAAGGCCTGACCGACGTCCAAATCCGTTACCCTCATTTCAGCAATCCTGTCGCACGCGGCATTCCGGCTGCGGACGTTCGGTTTGCCGCTACCGAAGCGGGCGTCACGATCATCTCTGTCAACGCCTTGCAGCGGTTCAACGACTGGACTCCAACGCGTCAGGCCGAGGCAAGCAACCTCGCCGATTATGCGACGGCGTGCGGGGCAGAGACGCTCGTGTTGGTGCCGGCCAACCGCAGCTCGTGGCCCACCAATAGCGAGCGCCAGGACAATCTTCGTTTCGCTCTAAACGAGATCAAGCCAATCCTCCAGTCGCGGGGTCTGATCGGTCTCATCGAGCCGCTGGGTTTCCGAACCTGCTCGCTTCGATCAAAGAAGGAAGCGGCCGAGGCCGTTGCCGCGGTTGATGGCCAGTCCGTCTTTCGCCTCGTGCACGACACGTTCCACCACACCCTGGCCGGGGAGACATGCCTGTTCTGCGAGCTTACCGGCCTGGTGCACATTTCAAGCGTAAACGACCCGACCTTCTGGATTTACCCCGATCGCTTTCTTGCAGGTTCCGACAATGGCAGCCAGATTCAGGCGCTGCTGGATGGCGGCTACGCGGGACCTTTCTCGTTCGAGCTGATCGAGGAAGTCCATTCTCTGGACGATCTCGCAGGCGCACTTGCCGCCAGCATCGACTTTATCCGGCGAGGGCTATTGTCGTCAAAGTAG
- a CDS encoding dicarboxylate/amino acid:cation symporter, with product MLVPRVPRAIAAPRKRHFARTYVQVLAAMVLGAAIGYLYPETGQSLKPLGDAFIKVIKMIIAPVIFLTIATGIAGMSDLQKVGRVAAKAMVYFLTFSTLALVVGLIVANIVQPGAGLNIDPASLDVEAVKGYVATAHEQSVTSFLMNIIPSTIASAFAEGDILQVLFFSVLFGIALAMTGETSRPVVTFLQALTAPIFKLVGILMKAAPIGAFGAMAFTIGKYGIGSVANLAILVATFYLTAFLFVFGVLGVVCRCNGFSIFSLVRYIKDELLLVLATSSSEAALPSLMEKMEKAGAARSVVSLVIPTGYSFNLDGTNIYMTIAALFIAQATNTDLSIADQILLLLIAMLSSKGAAGVTGAGFITLAATLSVVPSVPVAGMALILGVDRFMSECRALTNLVGNAVASLVVARWEGELDQSRMEAAFRG from the coding sequence ATGTTGGTTCCAAGAGTCCCCCGCGCGATCGCAGCGCCCCGCAAGCGCCATTTTGCCCGGACCTACGTGCAGGTACTTGCCGCCATGGTCCTTGGAGCCGCAATTGGCTACCTCTATCCGGAAACCGGCCAAAGCCTGAAGCCGCTCGGCGATGCCTTCATCAAAGTCATCAAGATGATTATCGCACCTGTCATCTTCCTGACAATTGCGACCGGCATTGCCGGCATGAGCGATCTGCAGAAGGTCGGCCGAGTTGCCGCCAAGGCGATGGTTTATTTCCTTACCTTCTCGACGCTTGCACTCGTTGTCGGGCTGATTGTCGCGAATATCGTTCAGCCTGGCGCCGGCCTCAACATCGATCCGGCCTCGCTCGATGTCGAAGCCGTTAAGGGCTATGTGGCCACGGCTCACGAGCAGTCCGTGACCAGCTTCCTGATGAACATCATCCCGTCAACGATTGCCAGTGCCTTCGCGGAAGGCGACATCCTGCAAGTCTTGTTCTTCTCGGTCTTGTTCGGCATTGCTCTGGCGATGACCGGAGAGACGAGCAGGCCGGTCGTTACCTTTCTCCAGGCGCTCACCGCCCCCATTTTTAAGCTCGTCGGCATTCTGATGAAGGCTGCACCCATCGGCGCCTTCGGCGCTATGGCCTTTACGATCGGCAAATACGGAATCGGTTCGGTGGCCAACCTCGCGATACTGGTCGCGACGTTCTATCTGACCGCCTTCCTCTTCGTGTTCGGGGTTCTCGGCGTGGTCTGCCGCTGCAACGGCTTCTCGATCTTTTCTCTTGTCCGCTACATCAAGGACGAGCTGCTGCTTGTCCTGGCAACGTCCTCCTCGGAGGCCGCGCTGCCCTCGCTCATGGAGAAGATGGAGAAGGCCGGCGCCGCGCGTTCGGTCGTAAGTCTCGTCATCCCTACTGGATACTCATTCAATCTGGACGGCACCAATATCTACATGACGATCGCCGCCCTCTTCATCGCGCAGGCGACGAACACAGATTTGTCAATTGCCGATCAGATCCTCCTGCTGCTAATTGCGATGCTTTCCTCGAAGGGTGCGGCAGGCGTCACCGGCGCCGGCTTCATCACATTGGCCGCTACTCTGTCTGTCGTGCCGAGTGTTCCCGTTGCCGGAATGGCTCTAATTCTTGGCGTGGACCGCTTCATGTCGGAATGCCGCGCGCTGACGAATTTAGTCGGTAATGCGGTGGCATCGCTCGTTGTCGCTCGCTGGGAAGGCGAATTGGACCAGTCCCGGATGGAAGCCGCTTTCCGCGGTTAG
- a CDS encoding LacI family DNA-binding transcriptional regulator: protein MTEDRPIRIARGKRVTIADLAREAGVSVATVDRVLNVRLPVREETAQRVHAAAHAIGYHAAGLIKQRLQQHLPHYKLGFILRKPAHDFYQDFARNIEESVSMAKSFHGLPIIEFAQSHLPRDLLPLLKDLGSRCQAIAMVAADHPKITASVEELKAKGIPVFSLLSDFADGVREGYIGLNNSKVGRTAAWVFSKAAKRPGKVAVFVGSHRFQAHATRETAFRAYFRENAPKFEVLDPLVNLDERQLTYEKLLDLMQREPELVGFYMAGGGIEGAISALREEGSGQDLVAIVSEMTPQSRGALADDILTMAVGTPMRRLCQELIMAMERAIKAGVAESPGQTFLPFDIYLPENI, encoded by the coding sequence ATGACGGAGGACCGGCCGATCAGAATCGCTAGGGGAAAGCGCGTCACAATTGCCGATCTCGCCCGCGAAGCCGGAGTCAGCGTAGCAACAGTCGATCGGGTTCTGAACGTCCGCCTTCCGGTGCGAGAGGAGACCGCCCAGCGGGTCCATGCGGCCGCGCACGCGATCGGCTATCATGCTGCCGGTCTCATCAAACAGCGCTTGCAGCAGCACCTGCCGCACTACAAGCTGGGCTTCATCTTGAGAAAACCTGCCCACGATTTTTACCAAGATTTCGCTCGCAATATTGAAGAGTCGGTCAGTATGGCTAAATCCTTCCACGGCCTTCCGATCATCGAGTTCGCGCAGTCACATTTGCCGCGTGACCTGCTCCCGCTTCTTAAGGACCTTGGAAGCCGCTGCCAGGCGATCGCCATGGTGGCGGCCGATCACCCGAAAATCACAGCATCAGTCGAGGAGCTCAAGGCGAAAGGTATCCCGGTATTTTCGCTGTTATCCGACTTCGCCGATGGCGTGCGCGAGGGCTACATCGGCCTCAACAACAGCAAGGTCGGACGGACTGCCGCTTGGGTGTTTTCCAAGGCCGCAAAACGGCCCGGCAAGGTGGCGGTGTTTGTCGGAAGCCATCGCTTCCAGGCGCATGCGACGCGGGAAACGGCCTTTCGTGCCTATTTTCGTGAGAACGCGCCCAAATTCGAGGTGCTTGATCCGCTCGTGAACCTTGATGAACGGCAGCTCACTTACGAAAAATTGCTGGATCTTATGCAGCGGGAACCAGAGCTCGTCGGCTTCTATATGGCCGGCGGGGGTATAGAGGGAGCAATTTCCGCGCTCCGAGAAGAGGGGAGCGGTCAGGATCTCGTCGCGATCGTGAGTGAAATGACGCCGCAGTCACGTGGGGCGCTTGCGGATGACATCTTGACGATGGCGGTCGGCACGCCAATGCGCCGACTTTGCCAGGAGCTGATAATGGCAATGGAGCGGGCCATCAAAGCCGGCGTCGCGGAGAGCCCGGGGCAGACATTTCTGCCGTTCGACATTTATCTTCCGGAAAATATTTGA